The Pigmentiphaga aceris DNA segment GTAGGAAAACCCATGCCCGGCGCAGATCACCTGCGTGCAGACTGCCAGAACGCCCAGCGAGCGCAAGCATAGTTAAGCGCTCTGGCATACGTAAGCTGGGGAATCTCTCTATGGTTAACGGCGGCCAGCAATAGCGGTCGAAAAAATCGCGGGAAAATCACGGCACTCGCGCGTTGCTTGTGCCATGACGTTGAATCATTTTTTTGCGCATGGCCTGCGCGGATGCAGATACGGACGCGGACGCAAACGCAGGTGCAAGGACAGGTGCAAGGACAGGTGCAAGAACAAGTGCGAAAGCAGGCGCAAACACAACGCTCGCTCAAACGCGAAACGAAGTCACAGCTTGAACTTGCCCACCATGATCTGAAGCTCGGAACCCAGCTGGGCAAGTCGAACGCTGGACGCTGCCGTTTCGTCGCTGGCCGATGCCGTCTGTTCTGATATCTGGCGCACATTGATCACGCTGCGATTGATGCCTTCCGTGGCAGAACTCTGCTGCTCGGCTGCCGCCGCAATCTGGTGGTTCATCGACTCAATCGCCGACACCGAACGGGTAATACTGCCCAGTGAAGACCCTGCACGCTGGGCCAGTTCCACGCTGCTGTCGGTCAGCGTGCGACTGCTTTCCAGGCTGCCTGCCACCAGCATGGTGCCGCTTTGCAGACCAGAGATCAGTTGCTCGATCTCCTCAGTAGATGTGTGTGCGCGTTGCGCCAGACTGCGCACTTCATCGGCCACCACCGCAAAACCACGACCGGCCTCACCTGCGCGCGCAGCCTCGATGGCAGCGTTAAGCGCCAGCAGGTTGGTCTGCGCTGCCACACCCTTGATCACGTCCAGCACGCTGCCGATTTTCTCGCTTTCGCGTTTCAGTTCCGCCATGGCTGCAGTGGAATTTTCGACTTCGGTTGCCAGGCGCTCGATCTGGGAAATGGCCTGGCCCACCACATTATTGCCTTCGCTTGCCTCGCGGCTGGCGTTCACCGCTGCCCCTGATGCCTGTTCCGCGTTGCGCGCCACGTCGTGCACGGCAGCGGTCATCTGGCTCATTGCAGTCGCTACCTGATCGGTCTCCACGCGCTGCCCATTCACGCCCGCACTGGTCTGCTCAGTCACTGCCGACAGCTCTTCGGCAGCTCCCGCAATTTCCTGTACGCCATCACGCAGACCACCGATCAGGTCTCGCAGGTTCAGTGTCATGCGCTGCATGCTGCGCTGAAGCGCACCCAGCTCGTCGCGACGCGTCACCATCATGTCGTGCGTCAGATCACCGTCTGCCACGCGCTCGGCATTACGCAAAGTTGCGTTAAGCGGCCCGACAATCTGATGCGTGATCAGCCAGGTGGCCAAGGCTCCGATCACCAATGCAGCCAGCGTAGCGATGGCAAGCACGCGGTTGGCGGTATCGACATCTTCCGCGCTCAGCGCAATCTCGTTCTGCGCCAGCTTCTCGCTGATCCCAAGCAAGACCGCAATCTCGGCGCGAAGTCCGGTCACTGCCTTGCTTGCCGTAGTGTTGTTGTCGATGAACTGCACAAAGCTGGTACGGAAAGCCGCCAGTGCGGTCTGGATGCGCTGAACGCTGTCGGGCTCGGCAGGCGACATCACCGCATTGAGCGTGTTCAGTTGGCGACTGGCTTGTTCGATGGCATCGTTGGCTGGCTGGGCAAGCTCGCTTTTCAGGCTGTAGGCATATTGGTTGACCTGCGCTCGGGCCTGGTCCAACAATACCTGCGCCTTTGCAACCGCATCACGTTCGGCCTGATTGCGATCCTGGGATGCCATGCGGTTCGCCAGCGTTTGCAACTCGGCATCGGCAGTATCGCCATGACGCACCAATACCGGCTGGTCGTTGTCGCGCGCAGTCATCGCCTGCACGAATTCAGTCAGGTGAGCGCGATAGCGTTTGGTGGCCTCTGTTGCTTGCGACAGGTCTGCAATGTTGGCTGGGAGCAGAAAAACCGATTTGCTGTAGGCAAGGTGCTGATCAAGTTCATCCAGGCGCTTGAAGATTGCAGCCGCACCTGCTGCGTCAGGCTGCACGGTGTAGTTCAGGCGCGTGATCAGTACGTCGCGGGCCAGGTCGTTCAGCTTGGACGTCACCACTACGTGCCTGCCACGGTCACTCAGCGATCCAAGACCTGACCAACTGCTGCCGGCGATCAATATCGTCAGTGCCAACACCACACCAAAGCCCAGGAAGAGCTTGTTGCGAACGCTTATATTTTCCAGAACTCGATTAAATGCCGAAAGCATTTATGCACACTCGCCTGTCGAAATTAAAAACAGCCAAGCGTTCGTTCA contains these protein-coding regions:
- a CDS encoding methyl-accepting chemotaxis protein, which produces MLSAFNRVLENISVRNKLFLGFGVVLALTILIAGSSWSGLGSLSDRGRHVVVTSKLNDLARDVLITRLNYTVQPDAAGAAAIFKRLDELDQHLAYSKSVFLLPANIADLSQATEATKRYRAHLTEFVQAMTARDNDQPVLVRHGDTADAELQTLANRMASQDRNQAERDAVAKAQVLLDQARAQVNQYAYSLKSELAQPANDAIEQASRQLNTLNAVMSPAEPDSVQRIQTALAAFRTSFVQFIDNNTTASKAVTGLRAEIAVLLGISEKLAQNEIALSAEDVDTANRVLAIATLAALVIGALATWLITHQIVGPLNATLRNAERVADGDLTHDMMVTRRDELGALQRSMQRMTLNLRDLIGGLRDGVQEIAGAAEELSAVTEQTSAGVNGQRVETDQVATAMSQMTAAVHDVARNAEQASGAAVNASREASEGNNVVGQAISQIERLATEVENSTAAMAELKRESEKIGSVLDVIKGVAAQTNLLALNAAIEAARAGEAGRGFAVVADEVRSLAQRAHTSTEEIEQLISGLQSGTMLVAGSLESSRTLTDSSVELAQRAGSSLGSITRSVSAIESMNHQIAAAAEQQSSATEGINRSVINVRQISEQTASASDETAASSVRLAQLGSELQIMVGKFKL